TTGAAGGCTGATTGTTGGTCTTTTTGGAGTGATTGAAGCAATAAAAAGCCCCTGCGTTTGCAGGGGCTTTGATTCATCCTTCAATACGACAGTGGCGACCAGTTCTTCTCTCTTCCAAATTCCTGCCCACAATTGGCGAGGCCGCCGCCAGCCACGCCTTCGAGTTCCTCTTCACTGAGTTCAGCGAACTTATCAGGAGTGAATTCGTGGCCGTGTTCTTTAGCGATGCTCACAACATCTTCAGGAGTCTTTGCTGCCTTTAGTTTGTCCTGAATGGACTGGTCAGCATTGGCCTTAGCGATGAAGGCCTTGAGTTGCTCTTCTGACAATAGGAATGATTCAGATGTCCCATTCTAGACAAGCTTCAGAGACTTGTCGTATTCAAGATCCACGTACAGTTCAGCATATAAATATAGACCTTATATGAGTCACCTATTGATGAGTCAACAATCAGCATTGGATCCTTTGATAATTGGAGTGTTAACGACAATTAGAGAAGGATCCTGGAGCGTTAGGTATATCAGTATGGTAGGCCTTGAGATCCCAGTAAAAATAACCTCAGAGAGGGGTCTGAGGCGATTTAAACGGCCTATTTGAGAGTTTTCAGCGTAGGTTCAAGCACTCTGTACATCCTTTAAAATGGGATGATTTATTACTCCGATCAGCCAGTAGCTTCAGTGCTTCAAATTCAGGGATTCTCTCACCGAT
Above is a window of Synechococcus sp. BIOS-E4-1 DNA encoding:
- a CDS encoding Nif11-like leader peptide family natural product precursor; its protein translation is MSEEQLKAFIAKANADQSIQDKLKAAKTPEDVVSIAKEHGHEFTPDKFAELSEEELEGVAGGGLANCGQEFGREKNWSPLSY